The following are encoded together in the Microcaecilia unicolor chromosome 12, aMicUni1.1, whole genome shotgun sequence genome:
- the KCNC4 gene encoding potassium voltage-gated channel subfamily C member 4, whose amino-acid sequence MLNSVCVSSYRGRKSAGKAPSKPCLKEELARGDESDKMVLNVGGTRHETYRSTLRTLPGTRLAWLAEPQPTPGGHEFFFDRHPGVFSYVLNYYRTGKLHCPADICGPLFEEELAFWGIDETDVEPCCWMNYRQHREAEEALNSFVPSEDAPRRPGREQRPRGCWRPWQLRTWALFEDPYSSRAARSVAFVSLFFILVSITTFCLETHEAFNVYRNVTEMVTVDNITEMKVVREVETVPFLIYIEGVCVLWFTVEFLLRIISCPDKLLFLKNLLNIIDFVAILPFYLELALRRLSSKAARDVLGFLRVVRFVRILRIFKLTRHFLGLQVLGHTLRASTNEFLLLIIFLALGVLIFATMIYYAERIGEKSVKSNGSFHTHFKNIPIGFWWAVVTMTTLGYGDMYPQTWSGMLVGALCALAGVLTIAMPVPVIVNNFGMYYSLAMAKQKLPKKRKKHIPQLAQPDSPAFCSSEDTCPNSTESDTCPLAAEEMMKQKESDSKLNGDANAVLSDEEYAILTQSLSYEERLPERRSSTRDKTKTATPCFLSAGDFSSVVDGGIQEIQPRSTDNETDT is encoded by the exons ATGCTCAACTCCGTGTGTGTCTCCTCGTACCGGGGCCGCAAGTCCGCCGGCAAAGCGCCCTCCAAGCCGTgcctgaaggaggagctggcccgGGGCGACGAGTCCGACAAGATGGTGCTGAACGTGGGGGGCACCAGGCACGAGACCTACCGGAGCACCCTGCGTACGCTGCCCGGCACCCGCCTGGCCTGGCTGGCCGAGCCCCAGCCCACCCCCGGGGGCCACGAGTTCTTCTTCGACCGACACCCGGGAGTCTTCTCCTACGTGCTCAACTACTACCGCACGGGCAAGTTGCACTGCCCGGCCGACATCTGTGGCCCGCTGTTCGAGGAGGAGCTGGCCTTTTGGGGCATTGACGAGACGGACGTGGAGCCCTGCTGCTGGATGAACTACCGGCAGCACCGCGAGGCCGAGGAAGCGCTGAACAGCTTCGTGCCGTCCGAGGACGCCCCCCGGCGGCCGGGCCGGGAACAACGGCCTCGTGGCTGCTGGCGCCCTTGGCAGCTGCGGACCTGGGCGCTGTTCGAGGATCCCTACTCTTCCCGGGCAGCCAGG tcaGTTGCttttgtttctctcttttttatCCTTGTTTCCATTACAACTTTCTGCCTGGAGACACATGAAGCATTTAATGTGTACAGAAATGTCACAGAAATGGTGACTGTTGATAATATCACAGAGATGAAAGTTGTACGAGAGGTGGAGACTGTGCCCTTCTTGATATATATTGAGGGTGTCTGTGTTCTTTGGTTTACCGTGGAGTTCTTGCTTAGGATTATCTCTTGCCCAGACAAGCTACTGTTTCTGAAGAACTTACTAAACATCATTGACTTTGTGGCCATCCTGCCTTTTTACCTAGAGCTGGCTCTCAGAAGACTGTCCTCCAAGGCTGCCCGGGATGTGCTTGGTTTCTTGAGAGTTGTCCGTTTTGTTCGCATTCTGAGAATCTTTAAACTGACAAGACATTTTTTGGGTCTCCAGGTTCTGGGGCACACCCTTCGAGCTAGCACTAATGAATTTTTATTGCTTATCATTTTTCTAGCATTGGGTGTTTTGATTTTTGCTACCATGATATACTATGCTGAGCGGATTGGTGAAAAGTCTGTGAAATCTAATGGCAGTTTTCACACTCATTTCAAGAACATTCCTATTGGATTTTGGTGGGCAGTGGTGACTATGACAACACTGGGTTATGGGGACATGTACCCCCAGACCTGGTCTGGTATGTTAGTGGGGGCCCTATGTGCCCTAGCTGGGGTATTGACCATTGCCATGCCAGTCCCTGTCATTGTGAACAATTTTGGAATGTATTATTCTCTAGCCATGGCAAAGCAAAAGCTccctaaaaagagaaaaaagcacATCCCCCAACTAGCTCAACCTGACTCTCCCGCTTTCTGCAGTTCTGAGGACACCTGCCCCAACAGCACAGAAAGTGACACCTGCCCTCTGGCTGCTGAGGAGATGATGAAGCAAAAGGAGTCAG ATTCCAAATTGAATGGTGATGCCAATGCAGTCCTGTCAGATGAGGAATATGCGATCCTCACCCAATCCTTGTCATATGAAGAGAGGCTACCTGAGAGGCGCTCCAGTACCAGGGACAAGACCAAGACAGCAACCCCATGCTTTCTAAGTGCTGGGGATTTCTCTTCAGTAGTTGACGGCGGCATCCAAGAAATACAACCAAGATCCACAGACAATGAAACAGACACTTGA